The sequence TACAGGAAGTGGTAGTTACTGGGTATAGAACTCAAAGAAGAGAAAGTGTAACACAATCTTCAACTACTGTTGTTCCTCCTTCAGTAATTAGTGTAGATAATGATAATTTAGAAATTTCCGAAGAGAATGATAAATCGTATAAAGAAAATAACATTGAAAACGCTTTATCAGGACAAGTTGCTGGAGTAGCTGTAAATCAAGAACAAGCTACTGATGGAGTTTCTAACAATTCACAAAGCCAAAGAACAGTAAAAACAAGCAGTTGGAATCCAGATCGAGTTTATTTAAAAGCCTTAGATAAAGTCGCTAAAGAAGAAAAATATCCATTGTATTTGCAATTGCGAGAAGTAAACAAAAACAATCCAAGTTTTTATTTCGATGTTGCCAATCATTTCTACGAAGCAGGAGACAGAGCCAATGCATTGCTAGTGTTGAGTACCATTGCCGAATTGGATTTAGAAAATCATCAATTATACAAATCCTTATTGTATTTATTGCGTCAGTGGGAAGCGAACGAAATGGCATTGCATGTTGCGAAAAAAATTGTGACGTGGAGAGCACACGAACCCCAATCGCATAGAGATTTAGCACTGACTTTAGAAGATAACAAACAGTATCAAGAAGCTTTTGATGCTTTAGTAACCGCATTGGAAACCAATTATTACGGCGAAATGAGTGGTGTTTATCAAGGTATTGAAGATATTATTTTAATGGACATCAACCGAATGATTGCTACGCATAAAAAAATAAATACAGGAAAGTTAGAAAAAAAATACACAGAACATATACCTGTTGATGTGCGTATCATTTTGAATTGGAATCAAATGGACACCGATATCGATTTGCATATTATAGAGCCAACAGGAGAAGAGTGTTATTATTCACATACCAGTACAGAAATTGGCGCTCGATTTTCTAAAGATTTCACAAGAGGTTACGGACCAGAGCAGTATTTATTACGCAATGCGATAAAAGGGAAATACATTATAAAAACCAATTTTTTTGGAGAAACAAAATTAACCGAAAGCGGACCAGCAACGGTAATGGTTGAGATCTACATCAAAAGAAAGAACGGTAAAATAGAACGCACTTTGCAAACTATTCAATTAGGAAAAGTAAAAGAAAATCAGAATTTGGCAGAGATTGAAATAGAGTAATATTTTTTAGGAGCACAAAAAGAGTGCTTCGGTAGAAAAGTAGTCCTGCTATCCGTTCTATCTTTAATTGCGAGGCACGAAGCAATCTGTAACGGATTACTTCGTGCCTCGCCATTAAAGGATGCCACTACTATCAGGGCTAAAATAGGATTTTTTAAATTTTAGACACCATTATTTTAATTGTCAAGTTCGTCAGTTCGATTTTTTTAATGAAATAAAAAAGTATCGAGAACTCGTGTACTGAAAATAAATACTCCTATATAGCACTCCGTCAGTTCCCCTCCTTTGGAGGGGTGTCCGAAGGACGGGGTGGTAAATATTCCTCCCATCAATTATTAGTTATCGTACCGCGTTTTTTAACGTAGAGCAACGGAGTTAAAAAGTATCGAGAACTCCTGTACTGAAAAGAAATACTTCTATTATAGTACTCCGTCAGTTCCCCTCCTTTGGAGGGGTGTCCGAAGGACGGGGTGGTAAATATTTCTCCCATCAATTCTTAGTTATCGCACCGCGTTTTTTAACGTAGAGCAACTGAGTTAAAAGTATCGAGAACTTTTCTAGTAAAAATATAAAGTTGTAGCAAAAACACATTTTTAAAAAAATGCTACAAAAACCGTAGCAAAAATGAAATTTCACAAAATTGCTACATAAAAAGAAGTGATAAATTTATCCATTAATTAACAGTTGCTCAATTGCGAGAATCCTTATAATAACTACTTTTGTGCTTCAAATTTTAAAAATACCATTTTGAAAAAGATATTCGTTTTTGTAGTTGCACTTTGCAGTGTTTTTTCAGTAACAGCACAAGACAAGTTACATACATTACATTTTGAAAAAAATGCCGATTTTAAGTCCTTTTTTAGAGCATCAAGTAATTTTTACCCAATTGTAAGCGCACATCGTGGTGGGCCAACAGTGGGGTTTCCTGAAAACTGTACCGCTACTTTTGAAAACACCATCAAATACAATCCAGCAGTGATTGAAACCGATATCGCTTTAACCAAAGATTCGGTTTTAGTAATGATGCACGATAATACACTAGACAGAACCACAACAGGTACCGGAAATATTAATGAATATACCTATAAAGAATTGCAAGCGTTGTTTTTAGAAGACAGTGAAGGCAATCGTACTGCTTATAAAATTGAAACCTTAGATGAGGTGTTGCAATGGGGAAAAGGGAAAGTGGTGTATACTTTAGATGTGAAACGCGGTGTGCCTTTCAAAATGATTGTAGATGCCGTAAGACGCAATAAAGCAGAAAACTATTCCATTATTATTACCTATAATGCAAACCAAGCAGCTGAGGTAGCTACTTTAGCACCCGATATGCTACTTTCGGTTTCAGCAAGAGGTAAAGAAGATGTGGAACGTATGGAAAATTTGGGTGTAAAAGCCGAGAATATGGTCGCTTTCGTTGGAACTTCTTTCCCAAAACCAGAAGTCATGGACTACATGAAATCGAAAGGAATTACTTGTATTTCGGGAACAATGGGTAACTTAGATAAAAGTGCTATTGCCAATGGAGATAAAGTATATCTAGACCTTGTAAAAGCAGGGGTTATGATTATTTCAAGCGATAGACCCGCTGAAGTAGCAAAACAAATGGAAATTTATATCAAAGAGAATAAGTTAAAAAGTGAGTTTGTTAAGTAATAATATACCTGACAGGTTTTTGGAACCTGTCAAGTCTGTTTTATAAAAAAGTTTCATTTTCAAAAGAATGAGATTCGGATGTATTTCTTTGATGTATAAATTTAAAATTAGCTACATCATTAAAAATAGAGACAACTTCATTACGTTTTAATTTTGTAGGTTTTTCAGATAAGCAAGAGGTATACGAACTCCAAGGATATTCTATAGGATCATGGCAAACAGAATGATGAACAGAATTATTGTATACAATTACATTTTGAAAATAAGTTTCAAAGCATATCTGTTTTCTTTGAAATGGTCTTTCAAACAAAGCACCATGACGATTGTATTTTTTATTCAATGCTTTAGTATAAGCATTGAATAAATTAGAGAAAGATTGTGAGGGTAAAATAATTTTGTCTGAATTGATTTCAGCGATTTCTTTAATTCGTGCTAAGAAATGGAAGTGATTTTTCATTAAACACCAAGCAAAAGTTTCTGCAATTGGTTCTATATGAGTCTCGAAAAGTTTAAGAAAATGTTCGTAATTGTCTTTTTCTTTAAAGAGCGTACTACTGTTTATTCCACGATTGTAAATAGGGTAATAATTACCACGTTCTAAGGCTTGTATCATTTTAATTTTGGCTTATATATAATAACAGATATAAGAAAATTAATGATATTGCTTAAACAATTAAACCTGACAGGTTTCAAAACCTGTCAGGTTTAATTGTTTTAATCCTCCAACAACACCTCTAAAATCGTAATCGCGGCTTCACTAATTTTAGTTCCAGGGCCAAAAACGGCAACAGCACCACAATCAAATAAATATTGATAATCTTGTGCAGGAATTACACCACCCACAATAACCATAATATCTTCTCGACCGTATTTTTTCAATTCAGCAATTACTTGAGGAACTAAGGTTTTATGTCCGGCTGCTAATGAAGAAACACCAAGAATGTGAACGTCATTTTCAACGGCTTGTTTGGCTGCTTCTACTGGCGTTTGAAATAACGGACCAATATCTACATCAAACCCTACATCGGCATAACCCGTTGCTACTACTTTGGCACCACGATCGTGACCGTCTTGTCCCATTTTGGCAATCATTATACGAGGACGACGTCCGTCTTTCTTTGCGAAAGCATCGGCTAATTGTTTTGCTTTTTCAAAACTTGCGTCATTTTTTATTTCTTTACTATACACACCACTAAAACTTCTAATTTGTGCTTTATATCTTCCGAATACTTCTTCCAAAGCATCGCTAATTTCTCCTAAAGTTGCTCTTTCTCTAGCCGCTTCAACAGCTAAAGATAATAAATTTCCTTCTCCTGTTTTAGCACATTCGGTTAATTTGGCTAAAGCAGTTTTGACTTTCTCCGTATTTCTTTCTGCTTTAATCTTTGCTAATAATTCTAATTGTTGCTTACGCACCATTTCATTATCCACATCTAAAATATGTAACGGATCTTCTTTTTCTAGTCTGTATTTGTTAACTCCAACAATAATATCTTGTCCGCTATCAATACGTGCTTGTTTTCTGGCAGCTGCTTCTTCAATACGTAGTTTAGGAATTCCAGCTTCAATTGCTTTGGTCATTCCTCCTAAAGATTCTACTTCTTCCATTAATGCCCAAGCTTTTTCAGCAATTTCGGCAGTTAAGCTTTCCACATAATAACTTCCTGCCCAAGGATCAACCGTTTTACAAATCTTAGTTTCCTCTTGTAAGAAAATCTGCGTGTTACGAGCAATTCGAGCAGAGAAATCGGTTGGTAAAGCGATAGCTTCATCCAAAGCATTAGTATGTAATGATTGTGTGCCTCCGAAAGCTGCTGCAGAAGCTTCAATGGCTGTTCTGGCAACATTGTTAAAAGGATCTTGCTCGGTTAAACTCCAACCAGAAGTTTGACAATGCGTTCGTAAGGCTAACGATTTGTCGCTTTTAGGATTGAATTGTTTTACTAATTTTGCCCACAACATTCTTCCAGCTCTCATTTTGGCAATTTCCATGAAATGGTTCATTCCAATGGCCCAAAAGAAAGACAATCGAGGAGCAAAAGTGTCAATATCCATACCCGCAGCTAAGCCAGTACGAATGTATTCTAATCCGTCAGCTAAAGTATATGCTAATTCAATATCGGCTGTAGCACCCGCTTCTTGCATGTGGTAACCAGAAATAGAAATAGAATTGAATTTCGGCATATTATTACTGGTATATTCAAAAATATCAGCAATAATTTTCATAGAAGGAGTAGGAGGATAGATGTAAGTATTTCTAACCATGAACTCTTTCAAAATATCGTTTTGAATGGTTCCAGAAAGTAGTTTTGCATCAACACCTTGTTCTTCGGCAGCTACGATATAAAAAGCCATAATGGGTAAAACCGCTCCGTTCATGGTCATAGAAACCGACATTTCTCCTAAAGGAATTTGGTCGAACAATACTTTCATGTCTTCCACCGAATCGATCGCTACACCAGCTTTTCCAACATCGCCAACCACACGCTCATGATCGGAATCGTAACCTCTATGTGTTGCCAAATCGAAAGCAACAGATAGTCCTTTTTGTCCAGCGGCTAAATTTCTTCTGTAAAAAGCGTTACTTTCTTCTGCGGTAGAAAAACCAGCATATTGACGCACTGTCCATGGACGACGCACATACATGGTGCCATATGGACCACGAAGATTTGGTGCGAAGCCAGCTCCAAAATCGAGATGTTCTAGGTTTTCTATGTCTTTCTTGGTATACGTTTGCTTTAGTTCAATATTTTCAGCGGTTAGGAAAGTTTCTGTTTCAGAAACAGCTAACGTTGGATTATCTAACTGTATGTGTTGTATGTTTTTTCTCAAAATTATTTCTTTTAGAATAAATTTAATTTACTATCTCTTGAGGAATGGTATATTGCTTTTATTATTATTGTATTTCCTTCTATGGAAAAATGTATTAGATGTGGGAAAGTTTTTAAAACTATAATTCGATTTTCATCATAACGTAACTGAAAATTTAATGGGTTATTTTTTAACAGGTTTAAACTTTCTTTAAATGAGATGTAAAAACGTTTTGATAATTTTGGATTTATGTTTTTATACCAATTAAAAGTTTCTCTAAAATCAGACTTTGCTTCTTCAAGTATGATTACCTTATATCTCATTTTCTATTTCATTTAAAAAACCATCTATATCTGTAGCGCTTGATGGGTTTTTTAAGTATTTTTCTGTTCGCTCTCTAACTTCATTTATTTGCCATTGAGGAATAGTATAGTCCTTTCTACTTGAAGATAAAATAATTACTTCTACTTCTTCAGCATTAAAATCATCTGGCAAAACAATGTTTACTTGATGGTTTTTTACCTTAACAAATTGTCTTATTGCTTCCATGTTTTTCTTTTTGCGAAAGTTACAAAATTTATACTATAATTTAAATCCTTATTTTTTCTATATAAGGATCACAATCTATTTGAACAGGTGTTTCTAAATTGAATAAAACGCTTTTCTTATTGTAACTAATAAAATAGACGTGTTTGTAAATTTTCATCTCTATTTTTGGAGATTTTACTTCATAAATAGCCTTGAAAATTTTTAGATTTTTATTTCCTTTAAATTGAGATTCTAATAATTCATATTGTATATATGGTCGACTATTACTCTTGATGGTCTTATCTATAATAGCTAATAGGTACTTAGCATCTGTATTACTGAATTTGATATATTTTTCAGGCATTATATTTGCGATGCTGCCCGATTCGAAATGTTCGAAAAAGTATATTTTTCTTCCAGTATTTTTAATAAAATCGACTCTTTGTTTTTCTGTATTTATTAGAAAGGTGTCTTTTAATTTTTCAATATACTCTAGGTAGTCTTTCGTTGAAATATAGTTGAATTCTTCGGGTAGAAAAACTTTAATTTTTTCCGATTTTAAGGTATGGTATTTACCAATTAGCTCTTTTTTTTCTGCTACTAAATTTTCTGCTGTTTTTTCAATAACTTGTTGGCAAGCAGAAAAAAAGAATAGAATTAGTAGCAGATAGGAGTGTTTTTTTATCATTTATTCTTGCGCTAATCGTTCTTGTTCTATTTTTTCGGCTAATCGTCTTTGGATAATAGGTGTGATTAACGTTTTTCTTGAATTTGTTTTAACGAAAGGAAACAATTCTAAATCGTTTTTCATTTTGTCATTTTTGTTAGGGTATTTGTTTGTTCCTAATAAAATTTCTTTTCCAGAATCGAATAGTTCTTGTTCTTTTTCAGCACTTTCTTTAATTTTTCGTTGAATAGTGCCTTCAATTAATTGTGTAACCAAGCCTCCGTTTAATTCAATGTCTTTGAAAAGGGCTAATGCTTTTTCGGCTAATTGTTCGGTTAATGATTCAATATAGTAAGCTCCATCTGCTGGATTGTTTACTTTGTCAAAATAACTTTCGTTTTTTAGAACTAATAGTTGATTTCTTGAAATTCGATCTCCAAATTCATTGTCTTTATGATACAAGGCGTCATAAGGTAAGTTCGCAATTGTATTTGCTCCACCTAAGATAGCACTCATACATTCGGTTGTGGTACGAAGCATGTTTACGTTATAATCGTATAGTGTTTTGTTTCGTTTTGTAGGAGTTGCTATAATATGGCAATCGAAAGTATGGTTGTATTCTTTTGCTAACGTATTAAAAAGTAGACGTAGTGCTCTTAGTTTTGCAATTTCGAAGAAATAGTTGGTTCCAACAGCAACTTCAATCGTGATTGGTTTATTAATGGATGAAAACCTATTGAAATATTCATTAACATGGGCAAGTGTATACGCTAATTGTTGAATACTATTTGCACCTGCATTTTGATAGATGTTGGATTTTATATTTAAAACGGGAACTGTACTATTTGAAATTGCTTGATCTAATTTTTTAAAATCTTTTTCTTGATTTTCAAACCAATTTCCGT is a genomic window of Flavobacterium jumunjinense containing:
- a CDS encoding glycerophosphodiester phosphodiesterase family protein, whose product is MKKIFVFVVALCSVFSVTAQDKLHTLHFEKNADFKSFFRASSNFYPIVSAHRGGPTVGFPENCTATFENTIKYNPAVIETDIALTKDSVLVMMHDNTLDRTTTGTGNINEYTYKELQALFLEDSEGNRTAYKIETLDEVLQWGKGKVVYTLDVKRGVPFKMIVDAVRRNKAENYSIIITYNANQAAEVATLAPDMLLSVSARGKEDVERMENLGVKAENMVAFVGTSFPKPEVMDYMKSKGITCISGTMGNLDKSAIANGDKVYLDLVKAGVMIISSDRPAEVAKQMEIYIKENKLKSEFVK
- the scpA gene encoding methylmalonyl-CoA mutase, which codes for MLRKNIQHIQLDNPTLAVSETETFLTAENIELKQTYTKKDIENLEHLDFGAGFAPNLRGPYGTMYVRRPWTVRQYAGFSTAEESNAFYRRNLAAGQKGLSVAFDLATHRGYDSDHERVVGDVGKAGVAIDSVEDMKVLFDQIPLGEMSVSMTMNGAVLPIMAFYIVAAEEQGVDAKLLSGTIQNDILKEFMVRNTYIYPPTPSMKIIADIFEYTSNNMPKFNSISISGYHMQEAGATADIELAYTLADGLEYIRTGLAAGMDIDTFAPRLSFFWAIGMNHFMEIAKMRAGRMLWAKLVKQFNPKSDKSLALRTHCQTSGWSLTEQDPFNNVARTAIEASAAAFGGTQSLHTNALDEAIALPTDFSARIARNTQIFLQEETKICKTVDPWAGSYYVESLTAEIAEKAWALMEEVESLGGMTKAIEAGIPKLRIEEAAARKQARIDSGQDIIVGVNKYRLEKEDPLHILDVDNEMVRKQQLELLAKIKAERNTEKVKTALAKLTECAKTGEGNLLSLAVEAARERATLGEISDALEEVFGRYKAQIRSFSGVYSKEIKNDASFEKAKQLADAFAKKDGRRPRIMIAKMGQDGHDRGAKVVATGYADVGFDVDIGPLFQTPVEAAKQAVENDVHILGVSSLAAGHKTLVPQVIAELKKYGREDIMVIVGGVIPAQDYQYLFDCGAVAVFGPGTKISEAAITILEVLLED
- a CDS encoding type II toxin-antitoxin system RelE/ParE family toxin — its product is MRYKVIILEEAKSDFRETFNWYKNINPKLSKRFYISFKESLNLLKNNPLNFQLRYDENRIIVLKTFPHLIHFSIEGNTIIIKAIYHSSRDSKLNLF
- a CDS encoding methylmalonyl-CoA mutase subunit beta; this translates as MANKNLFQEFDTVSSKEWKQKIQVELKGADYNDTLIWESLEGIKVKPFYHKDEFKKNTTVKTEVSQFKIAQNIFTYDVTKSNHKALDTINRGAECIRFTIESEEVNIEDLMKNLPLENIIYYFNLSFLSVDFIKRTNEFAASKKANIIVQIDPIGRLIKDGNWFENQEKDFKKLDQAISNSTVPVLNIKSNIYQNAGANSIQQLAYTLAHVNEYFNRFSSINKPITIEVAVGTNYFFEIAKLRALRLLFNTLAKEYNHTFDCHIIATPTKRNKTLYDYNVNMLRTTTECMSAILGGANTIANLPYDALYHKDNEFGDRISRNQLLVLKNESYFDKVNNPADGAYYIESLTEQLAEKALALFKDIELNGGLVTQLIEGTIQRKIKESAEKEQELFDSGKEILLGTNKYPNKNDKMKNDLELFPFVKTNSRKTLITPIIQRRLAEKIEQERLAQE